In Brachypodium distachyon strain Bd21 chromosome 5, Brachypodium_distachyon_v3.0, whole genome shotgun sequence, the genomic window AGTACATAAGGGAACCGATTATTTGAGAGTATCTCAATTGATCTTTCCCTTCTCCATTGTTCTTTCTGAGTATCACGCTGGGTCATatggtgttggtgaaggttTGCTGTTAGTAAAACCGAAGCGACTCAAGAACTTCTCAACATAGTGGGACtgcaacaaagtaattccactctCATCCTTAACCAGTTTAATGttaagaataacatcagcctcTCCCAGATTTTTCATATCAAAGCAATTTGACAGAAACGACTTGACCTCATTTATcacttttatgtttgtaccaaaaatcagaatatcatccacgtacaaacacaaaataacactttcgcccccaccatggcgatagtacacacatctatcagcctcattaatgacaaagcctgcagaagttaaaattctgtcaaacttctcgtgccattgcttaggtgcttgtcactacaacaaaacatagtttaAGTAACACAGTCATGTAACACATGTTAAAATGTGTTACAGATAAAAATTGTTGTAACACATCTAGTGTGTTGCAAGCTAGGCAGTAACACATAGTAAATAAAATCCAAAAATATGTTACAAAGTTAGTACGACAGTAACATATACATTTGTGTTGGTCCTAATGTATTACAAGTTGTAGGTTCAGTCACACATCTTCAGTCACACATAATCATGTGCGGTAGCGTTACAAGCTCATCAAGAGGAAAAAGAGAATGGAACGTTGTCATAAAACATGCATGGTTAGACCTACCTGGCAcgtaaacaaaataaaaaatgttttaagGTAAAATATGAACCtgtttaataaaataaatcaattgcCTCAACAATAGGGATCGAACACGAGACCTCAAGTATGAGGCATCAATGAGCATACCACTGCGGCATCTGTCTAATCCTGAATAATTAGCAAGTTTTACGTATTTGGCATCGTGGTTCACCCTATGTGATTAACCTGAGATTGTAATGGGCCTGGTCCAGGCAAAAAAGGAGATAGCAGACGTGATTTAGCCGGTCAAATGCGGCCCAACGGGAAGAAACGAATTTAGAAGAATTTCTGAATAAAGATGTCACAAGAATTCaaataagtaaaaaagaaataccatattaaataaaaaatttataGTCCCTATTGttttgtgtcaaaaaaaatccaaaatttATAGAACAATTGGTATAGGAATGTAAAGTGTGGTTTGTTCATTTGATATCATCTTTAGGATGGCTGATTTAAAATACCAAATGAGCTGCCATAGAAAGAGAGATGTACAATATACAATCCTCCTCAAACTAGCGTATAATAATATTAACAATGCTGGCTGTTACATTGTCCCATCTGCAATTAATAATTTTATCCAAAGGAAAAGAGGCTGGCAGCTTGCTTGACGCGTACAAGTCAACACCGCGTGGAGCATGAAGCAAGCTAGGGGTGGCATCATCTCCATGTTACTACTATAAATCGAAACAACAGTAAATCTATGAACAAAGTATAAATTTCGACAGAATATCCTTTGTTTTCAGGGATATCCACGACAGTAAAACAGAATAAAATGCATAAAACAAATCTACAAACAACTAGCCCCAATCGGTAGCTACCTTGCACCTGAACAAAATAAGTGTACAGGATCCCATCCACCTGCATAGCATAGCCTGCCCATATGCAACTAGTTCAAAAACCAACTCCCTGGCACATTCAGATATTTGTTGTGTCTGCTGCAGAGCACCTACTGCTAGCCAATTTGATAGCAGCAACTACTATTTATGTAGCTTAGATACTTGATAATGATGATATTTTAgccaaacatacacatacctGAGTGACCAAGTCATTAAATTATTGACTTCCACTATTCTTCGTTGGTTGGAGCATTGTTATTAGAATCCACTAATGTTCCCTCGATGTTTGTTCTAACCCAATGTTGgtcatttgttttcttttttaacaTCCCCCCAAGGTGGGAAACATGGAATGACTCGGATTCTATGTCCGCTGCCGATTCAAGGTCACCAGTGTCATATGAATCTCTAGGTTTGGGTTGCTTCACTACCATAGACCAACCTGGGTTCATTTCATCTTCCACATAGAACACTTGATCTACCTGGTTAGGGAAAATAAAAGGCTCATGCTCAATCTTTTGTCCTTTGTGTATCAGATGTGAGAAGTTCACAAGTGTGTAGCCGTACTTGTCTTTTTTCATTCCTTCTTCAGAAAATACATCAACCCATTCACATTCAAACAGCACCATTGAAAATTGTCCGGAGTAGTTCAGCTCGATGATGTCAATTACCCTCCCATAGTACGTCACATCATCTAGAACTGGAGTTGCATCTCCTGCTGCAGCATAACTAGATGTTTTTGCAGTTAGCATAACTCCACTGTCCTGTGTCACTTTATCCAAGCGCTTGGGCCTAAAACGGAAGCCTCGAGAGATGAAACCACGATATCTTTTTGCTGCAGAAACTGGACCCCGAGCTAGCCATCTAATATCATTTTCAACACTATCGATGCCATTTTTCTCCTCCAAACTCTTTATCTGATGAAGTagattgattaattaattatataGTGGCAGATGTAAAGCATGCAAAATTTCGCACTTACATGAGCTTTGAACCACTCGTGGAATGTCTCATTTTGGATCTTCTCGAGAGTATTTGGGTTTACTCTGCGCTTACTGGTGACCTCATCAGCATGGGCTCTGGAATTAATTTGCAACCAATTTAGAATTAGAGAGAAAAGATTACTCGAACAATTTATAAGCCGAAGATATTACCTAAGGTATGAGTTCACTTTGGAACAATTGAACAAGACGTATCTATGCGCCTGTACTTTAGCCAAACTCTTCCTAACATAATTTCTAGGCTTTCCAAGTGGTACGCCAACATGAGGAAATAAAGTTGTTCCTTGTGAAACGTCAGGATGGCCAACCAACTCCTCGCCATCTTTGTTCCAGGAAGGCATGTTATGCTTTGTCTCAAAACCAACAATATACTTTGAACAGAACACCATGGCCTCATCTGCCAAATGTGCTTCGCATATAGATCCTGCTGGATGAGCTCTGTTACGGACATTTGACTTGAGTTTACCTAgatacctgcataaaaaaaaggaagaagagtaTTCTTAAACAACCATGTACTACAGAGACACCAAATGCATCTCTATATTTGTAACAGAAACTAGCATACCTTTCAACAAACCACATTGAACGGTAGCACACTGGACCACCTATTTTTGCCTCTGTGGCTAGATGAGTAACCAAATGCATCATAACAGTAAAAAATCCTGGCGGGAATATCATCTCCATACGACATAACGTCATTATGATTCTCTCCTCCAACTTCTCAAGATCTTCAATGTAAAGAACTTTTGCACTTACTTCTCTAAAATATGCGCACAGATCAAACAACACAGATGTAACATTATCTGGGAGTAGATACCGTAAAGCAAGTTAAGTGGCAGAAGTTGTTGGATTAGAACATGACAATCATGACTTTTAAGGCCCGAAATTTTCCCTTGAGAAACATTTACGCATCTTGATATGTTTCCTGAATACCCATCTGGAACCTTTAAATCATGAAGAACTTTGCAAAATTGTTGCTTCTCCTTTTTAGACATGGTATAAGAAGCAGCAGGCAAATAATACTTATCATTAGGCTTTTTTTGTGGATGCAGCTCTTTCCTAATGTTCATTTCTTGTAGGTCCAGGCGTGCTTTGAAATTATCCTTAGACTTGCCATCTATGCCCAGAAGTGTCCTATATATATTCTCACATACATTCTTCTCAATATGCATGATATCAAGATTGTGGCGGAGTAAATTGGAGTCCCAATAAGGCAAAGAGAATAGGCCGCTGACACACTTCCAGGTTTTGGATTTCTCAAAGTCCTTAATTGATTTTATATTGTCAAGAACTGCAGATTGTGCATAAGCAATAGGTGCTGCTCTGTGTTCTTCAGACCCATCAAATGACTCGGCATCAAAAACAAACTCGTGATCTGGAGGTAGAAACCGGCGATGCCCCATGAAACAGTACTTCTGCCCATGCTGGAGGCGTTTAGAACATGTTTCATCACGACAAGGAAAACAACCAAACTCACTAGTGACACTATATCCAGATACAATCGCCAGCCCTGGATAGTCGCTCACAGTATGCAACAAATCAGCATGAAGTTGAAACATCTGATCTCGGGATGCATCATATGTACGTATTCCCTCCAGAAAGAGCTCAGATAGTTCTTCATAAACTGGCTCCATAAATACATGGAAGTTCTTTCCAGGGTAAGATGGACCAGGAATAAGCAGAGTAAGCAGAAGAAGATGCCTTCATACATAAGCATGGTGGAAGGTTATAGGGTACAAGGACGACAGGCCAACAACTATGTTTAGAACTCATCATCCCAAGCGGGTTGAACCCATCAGTTGCCATTGCGAATCTAATGTTTTGAGAATCTGACGCAATGTGTGCATGCTTGGAGTCAATGTCTTTCCAAGCCTCTGAATCAGCTGGATGACGCAATGCTCCATCTTTTGTGCGTTCCTGTAAGAAGTGGATATTAAAAACTGTTGGGAGAGACTGGAGACGATATAAAGCAACTCTAAAAAAGGGTATCTTCAAAccaaatgcaaacaaaaaaaggaaagcttTATATAAGCTTTGTCCAGAGGATGTGGAAGAAGACCAATGGAAGGAACTTGT contains:
- the LOC100829461 gene encoding uncharacterized protein LOC100829461, with protein sequence MGHRRFLPPDHEFVFDAESFDGSEEHRAAPIAYAQSAVLDNIKSIKDFEKSKTWKCVSGLFSLPYWDSNLLRHNLDIMHIEKNVCENIYRTLLGIDGKSKDNFKARLDLQEMNIRKELHPQKKPNDKYYLPAASYTMSKKEKQQFCKVLHDLKVPDGEVSAKVLYIEDLEKLEERIIMTLCRMEMIFPPGFFTVMMHLVTHLATEAKIGGPVCYRSMWFVERYLGKLKSNVRNRAHPAGSICEAHLADEAMVFCSKAHADEVTSKRRVNPNTLEKIQNETFHEWFKAHIKSLEEKNGIDSVENDIRWLARGPVSAAKRYRGFISRGFRFRPKRLDKVTQDSGVMLTAKTSSYAAAGDATPVLDDVTYYGRVIDIIELNYSGQFSMVLFECEWVDVFSEEGMKKDKYGYTLVNFSHLIHKGQKIEHEPFIFPNQVDQVFYVEDEMNPGWSMVVKQPKPRDSYDTGDLESAADIESESFHVSHLGGMLKKKTNDQHWVRTNIEGTLVDSNNNAPTNEE